DNA sequence from the Paraburkholderia hospita genome:
GCAAGGGGTACCGGGATGCGCCACCACGATTCAATGCGCTCGATCGCGTCACTCGCGGCCCTCCACTCGCCTGCCAGCAGCCACAGGGGTACGGCATGACTGCCGGCATCGTTGCCGCGAAAGGCCAGGGCCGCCGCCCGCGCGGCGAGCGCTCGCCAGCACGGTGCGAGCCACGCGTGAACAGTCTGGGCGGGCAGCGCCCGCCGGGCGGCCGGGACCACCTCGTCCTCCAGATGACGGCGGGCGCTGGCCAGCGCCGCGTGATCCGCAAAGGGCGTTGTGGCACCACCTTCGAGTTCACGGACCAGCATGGTCATCGCGGACAGCGCGCCGTCGTCGGGGTATTCGCCGGCGAGCCGTTCCAGTGCCGTACGCGCGGCCGTCGCATCACGCCGCTGCAACTGCTCCAGTACGTCATTGCGCAGCATCACGTCACGGCTGTCGGCAAAGATATCCAGTTGCTGCACGCTCTGCATGGTCATCGCGCTCAGAAAAGTTGCTCTTCAGGACGGGCCAGATTAGCCCACTTCACCGTGCTGCGGAAGGTGCGACCGTCTTCATCCACCGACTCGATGATCACGCGCTGGCCGCTGGCTTCGGCAATCACCCGCACGGTGCGCTCGCCGTAGCGCATCAGCGCGCCGATCGGTGGGCAGGCCGGGGCGTTGCGCCGGTTTCGCCCTGCTCGCCCGGCTTGTCCCTTGCGCGGGCGACTGCTGTTTTCCATCATGCCTGGCCCCGCTTCTTGCGGCGTGCCGCCATCTTGCCGGATGGCGTCGAGGCGGCCGGGATCTTGCGCGCCGGACCCGGTGTCCGCGCCGGGCGCGTCGCGGCGGACTTTGCGCGAACCGGTCGCGCCTCGTGCGTATCGGCCTCGCGCATTGCCGCGAGCTGCTGCTGCAGCGTCGCGTTCGTCGCCTGCACGGCATCGAGGCGCCCCTGCAGCACCCCCGCCTGGTGGCGTGCGTCTCCGAGCTGTGCCTGCAGTGCCTCGACCGCGCGACGATGGTCGGCCTCGCGCCGGTCGGCCCGCTTCGAGGTCTCGTCGACTTCCTTCTGCAGCTTCACGGCGGCACCCCGCTCGCGATCGATCTCGAGCAGCGCCCGCTTCTCGGTCGCACGCAGGCGCTCCTCCGCGCGCTCCGCCGTCTCGCGCAGCTTGTCGAGATCCCGTGAGAAGCCTTCTCGCACCCTGGCGAGTTCACGGTCGCGCTCCGCCGCCCCGGCCTTCAGTCGTGAGATTTCGGCGTCCAGCGCCTTACGCGCCGCGTGCCCCTCGGCCTGCGCCTTCTCCAGTTCGCGGACCTCGACCTGCGCGGCGAGCAGGGCGGCCGTGCGCTGCTCGAGCGCGGTTTCCGTCCGCTCCAGTTCGCCGCGCGCGGCCGCAACACGCTGTTCCGCTTCGGTGCGCTCGCCCTCCACTTCCGCGCGCAGCGCCTCGAGCTCTGCCTGTGCGGAGGCGGTCGCGCGCGTCCACAGCGTTGCGACGAGCTCGCCGGCCGCGGCGCCGAGATCGGCCGGCAGGTCCGGATGTTCGATGCGCACGCGGCTCTTTTCCCGGAGCTCCGCCCAGAACTCGCCGAGCACCGACGCGGGCGTGCCCATGCTGCCGCGCTTCACCAGCTGGTACAGGCGGTTCGCAGTCGGCGTCTGGCCGAAGCGGAAGAACAGCAGCGCGCACACCTCGCGGTACAGCTCGCGCGTTTTCGGGAATTCGGCTTTCAGGCGGTCGATGTCGGCCGCAAGGCGCGCCTCATCGGACGGCAGATCGGGTGGAATGGCGGACGAAACAGCGGACAGATCACCGGACATGGAGATGGAGATGGAGATGGAGATGGAGATGGATAGACGTTCAGATAGATTAATAATACAACGTAAAACGCATAATATCCAATTACATAACGCCAGTAATTTGACATTAACCCCATAATGTCGAAATAATTGGGGCAACGGGCTGCTGTCCAATCTGCCAGGGACAGATGGCGGCCGGCCTGCTCCCGGAAACGCTCACCCTTCCCGAAAAAGCTCACCTTTTTTCATGCCGCCCTCGCACAACCTGGTCGCGCTGCACCCCGCCCCACTCGAGGCACTCGCCATTCCCGCCGAGCTCGACGGCCGCGCGGGGACCAACCGCGCAACGGGCAGCCACGCGCAGATTGCGGCAACGAATGATCTCGATGCCATCCGTGCGTGGCTTGCGCGCTTCGCCGTCAAGCCGGCGACCTTCGACAGCTACCGCAAGGAGGCCGAGCGGCTGCTGCTCTGGTCGCTGGTGGAGCTGGGCAAGCCGCTGTCGTCGCTCACACACGAGGATTGCCTGCGCTACCGGCACTTCCTCGCGGATCCGCAACCTGCGGCAACGTGGGTCGCGGGCGGCGGTGCGGGCGGCGGCCGCAAGCATCCACGGGGCGACGCCCGCTGGCGGCCCTTTCACGGCCCGCTGTCGCCCACCAGCATCCGCCAGGCGATGGTGATCCTGAATGTGCTGTTTTCGTGGCTGGTGCAGGCCGGCTATCTCGCGGGCAACCCGCTCGCGCTCTCGCGCCAGCGCACCCCAAAAGCCGCCCCGCGCATCACCCGCTATCTGGAGCCCGGCCTGTGGCAGGAGGTCAAGGACTTCATTGCGTCGATGCCGCAGGAGACCGCCCGGGACCGCGCGCACTATCATCGCGTGCGATGGCTGTTCACGCTGCTGTATCTGGGCGGGCTGCGCATCGCCGAGGCCGGCGGCAATTCGATGGGCCAGTTCTTCGTGCGGCGCGACGCCGACGGGACGATGCGCTGGTGGCTCACCGTGCACGGCAAGGGTGACAGGGACCGCCTCGTGCCGGCAACCCGCGAACTGATGACGGAACTGTCACGCTACCGGCAGCACCTGGGGATGACGGCCCTGCCCTCACCGAACGAGACGACGCCGCTCGTCCTCCCCATAGGAAGTACGGCGGGACGAACCGCAGGACGCACAACGGGACCGGACCGGACGACAACTGAAGGCCCGTCACGCCGGCCGCTGACCCGGGCCGCCCTGCACACGATCGTCAAGGATGTCTTTGCGGGTGCCGCCGGCCGGCTGCGCGAACGCGGCGAGGCCTTTGCGGCCCGCGCGGACCTGCTCGACCAGGCCTCGGCGCACTGGCTGCGGCACAGCGCCGGTTCGCACATGGCCGACAATCAGGTCGATCTGCGCCTGGTGCGTGACAACCTCGGTCACGCGTCGCTGACCACGACGAGCCTTTACCTGCACGTCGACGACGATCGCCGCCATCACGAGACCGACGAGAAGCATCGCATCGACTGGTGACGCCCGCCCTGCCCGGATTCTGTCAGGCGGCCGGTCAACGTTCCACCCCACTTTTCCGTTATATAGGGCACCCGGTACGATCCGATATTCAAACCGCATCGCGTATGCAAAAATCCGTGTGACGCACCCCGAAGCGTTGACTGCCTGACCGCCCATGGAAACTGTTGAACTCGAACCCCAGGTGCTTTCCGACCGCCGCGGCGTGGCGTTCGGTCTCGTGCGCCCGAACGGCCCGGTTGAATGCGTGATCACGATCGCGACACTGGAAGCGTATTTCTGGCTCGAACCCCGGGCCAGCGACGCCCGCATCCTGAAGACCTTCCGCGATGGGTACGGGCGCATCCGCGCGATTGCCGAGCGCAGGCTGCTCGCCCATCCGGCCACGCGCCTCGAACTGACGTCGGACGATTTCGCGCGTCCCTGACGGCTTCACCACAGGTCCGGCAATCCGAATGACCACGATCAGCATACCGAACCATCTCTCCCGCCATTGAGGATTGTCGCTGACGCGAAATGGTTAGCACGCCCGGATACGCCTCGCGAGTTCGTGAGGGGGAGCGGGTAGTCAGCCGTCCCGGCAAGGCCCGGTTCCGGCCTCCTGACTTCGGTCGCATCGCCTTGCAGATGGCTGTTTTTACGTAGGCGCCGTCGTGACAGTCAAAGCCCACAAACCTCGTGTGGCGAAAATGTCAAAATCCAATGGTCGCATTTTTGAAATGTATTTTTTGAGTGCCACCATAGGACAACGAGCCTTGAATCAGGTTTGCAGGCAAACAGGGGGCATCTCATGGGCAGCGCGCTGGTTTGGGCAGCGATCCCTCACAACGGCGATGGGGTCGTGTTCCAGGTTCGCGTGATTCGCGGACTTCAACGTTTTCATATCCCACGCCGGGTGCTTGAGGAGGCTTTCGACCTGCCACCTCATGCATCGGATGCAGGGCAGCTCGAACTCTTTTATCGGCTCGCGACCCACACCCTGAGCCGGGCCATGCACAAACGTCCGATCGCGGGCGCTGACACTGCTGCATTTCAGACTTTGGATTTCGCCCCTGTCGTGGAGGTAGCACAGGGCGCAACGGCGCTCCCGTCGGAAACGCAAGGCTATCTGGCTTCAAACTGAAGCGCTGTGACGGGTGAGAACCGTCGTTGGAGTGCGGGAAAGTCGAACGTATCGCGTTCACGTATGGGTAACGCGCACAACGTTTGGCAGCGCATTCCGCCATCACTACACGTCGGGCTCGAAAAAAAGCCCAACGTCCTGTCGGGACGGTGGGCCTCAACACGCACCAAAAGTCAGGGATCACCGCTATAACTTCTGGAACCTTGAACGTTACATTACAGCGTGCTGTCTATCAATCCGAACATACAAAAACAACGATGGGGTTATGCCTTATCAGGATGTTGCGTCAACAACCGATCTGATCAGGCAACGCTGCCGATCGGATGTTACGCACACCGGACCACTCATGCGGCATTCACGGCATCGCCGGGTAGCAGCGGCGCATTGCTGCGCCGCCGCCCCCTCAGAACGGAGCGTGCAAGTTTCCCCGCACAGTATGTGGGTAAGCACATTCCGCACTCCGCTCAAGCTTTTCAAAGCCTATAAGGAATAAGCCGGTTCCACAACTGAGTGTCTGAGAGCACGCGCGTTCCGGTGGCAGTCCGGATGTAGCATCTTCAGGTTACCGACCGCATCCGTGCCACCGTCGATTTTACGAATCTCGTGGAACAGACGCCACCCACTGGATTTCGTAATCATCTGACAGCAAACTGGACAGGCCCGGTCCTGTGCGAGCCACAACCGGATCAGCCGCGTCCGGCCTCGGTTTTCACTGCCGGAATGGTGATGGTCTCGCCCGTCGACGGATTGCGACCCATGCGTTCGGCGCAGGCGCCGGTCGAAAAAGAACCGAAGCCGATCAGCTGAACGGTATCGCCACGCGTGACCGCCGCCGTCACGGCCTCGAGAATGGCATCAATGGCTTCGCCCGTGCTGGCCTTGCTTTCACCCGTGCCGGCGGCAACCGCATCGATGAGTTCCTGTTTGTTCATGTGTGAGCTCCGTCTGAGAAAAATGCCCGCGCATCGCGGGACAGGACCCACCCTTTCGCAGCTGTACCGCACCCGGCAACCCGCCAGGCTCCAGAAAGACATTGCCGCGCTTTCCGGGCGTTGCGTATCCTTGCGCGAGCGATCCAGTGGTCACTCCTTGTTGGCGGGGTTTGGCGAAGCTGGGCAAGCGTGGATGAATCCCAGACCGTTAGTTGCGGGCAACAAAATTTGAATCGTTGAATACGCACGACGGCAGCGATATGCTTCGCACCTAAACGGGAATGACGAAGACAGAGACGTATCGAAGGGAAACGAAAACATGCGACTGCGACGTATCACCGCACGACGTTCCTCCGTGCATGGCACGGGACTGTTTGCGCTTCAGCCAATCGCCGCAGGCGAGCGGCTCATCGAGTACAAGGGTGAAGTGACCAGCTGGCGGCGGGCAGCGGCACGCCAGCGATCGGAGGCCGGCCATACGTTCGTGTTCGGTCTGTCTGACGGTCGCGTCATCGATGGCAGCCGCGGCGGGAACAGCGCCCGTTTCCTGAACCATGCGTGCGCACCCAACTGCGAGGCGATCGAGACAGGCGATCGCGTCTTCATCCACGCCCTCACCGGCATCAGGCCTGGCGATGAACTTTTCATCGACTACGGTCTCGCGATCGACGGCGAGATGACCGAAGACATCCGTGCGCAGTACGCGTGTCATTGCGGCCATTCCGCCTGCCGCAGATCAATGCTTGGCAGTGCATGACCGCGACGTAAGTGCAGCGTTGCCCACACGCATATGGCCCACTGCATGACGATTCCTGGCTTGTGTAAGTCGGCAGCACTTGTTTGCATTTTGCGCTCCCAGCAGACGTGCGTCGCTGGGCACGTACCGTTGGTTGTCGTCAGATCCGCAACGGACGGTATGGGACGTCGGGCAAACGCTCGACATCTCCACTCAATGACAAAACATCGGCCTCAGCGGTCGTTGGTCCCTCAGGGGTTCAATGGCTGAATTGGGTTCCTCAGCTGACGATGGGCGCCAATTCGGGTGGACGGCCGCTTTGACCGTCGCCGAGCGGCAGTACACGACCCAGAAGGGACAGCGCACATTCCTCGAAGCGGTCACTCAATGTGCCGCTGCAGGTGGTGCCTATTCAACGCATCAAGAAACGAACCGGGCACTGGTTTGATCTCGCCTTCAGGCCCCTACCACATGAATCTCCGTATCAGGCTCGGTGATACGCAGAGAGTCAGCCGCGCCGGCCTGGAGCATTGTTAGCATCCAACCGACTTGCAAAGTCTCGCCGGAGCGAAATCGTTCACGGTCCGAGACACGTTGCTCGGAAAATCGCTTCAACCAACTGATTTCCTATGCGGCAATCGCACAATCGGAAACCTGAAATTGGAACTCCGGATGATCAAACTTTTTGCAATCGACGGTTCTATGAACGGAACCGTTTGGCTGCTGCTGCGCAGCTTGCCCCGAGCCGGCCGACCGAAATAGTGCCTCCTGCATTTCAAGAGTGGCACTGCGCATGCTAGTGCTCCCGGTGGGTGGGCAGCGTGAAGTGAAAAATGGCACCTCGGGGCAGATTGGCGGTCACCCACAACCGCCCCCGATGGGCCTCGATGATCGACCGGCAAATCGACAGTCCCATCCCCATCCCGTGCACCTTGGTCGTAAACTGCGGTGTGAATATCAGATCGACAGCGCTCGGGTCGACACCCCTCCCCACGTCTTCGACCGACACCATCAGACTGCCGGAGTCGTAGACTTTCGACCTTAAGGAAATTACCCGGTCCCCATCTTCAGTGGCCATTGAATCGATCGCGTTCGTGATCAAATTCACGAGCAGCTGCTGCAGCTGAACCTGGTTGCCCTCTATCGGTGGGAGCGATTGGTCGTAGTCGGTTTGAACCGCTACCCGATGCGTCTGCAGGTCGTCGCGCACGAGCGCCAGAGCTTCGCGGATCAGATTGTTGACGTCGAGCGAGGTCCGGGTTCGCGCATCCCTCTTGAAGAGCGTCCGAATATTCTCGATCACCGCGCCCGCACGGTGCCCGTCTTTCACGATCAGCTGTAATCCGGCTTTGGCCTCATCGATGTTGGGCGTCGCGCAATCAAGCCAGCGCAGGGTCGCACTGGCGTTCACAATCATCGCCGACAATGGCTGCTTGATCTCGTGCGCAACGGTGGCTGCGACCGCGTCCCCCGTCAGCAGACGCGCCTCGCGCTCCCGGCGTTGGGCAAGGACTGCGCGCAGCAGTTCACCGTATAGCATCGTCACTTCTTTTATCAGGATGAGCAGCACAAAGCTGCCGGAAAGCACGCCGTAAACTCGCCCGGCATACCAGCCGACGCTAAAGCGGTACGGGATGGGAAAGGCGGTGAGGGAGATCTCGATGATGTATGCGAACAAGACCAACATCAGCCAGAGATCGAGCACCGAGCGGTGCCGCAGCCATAGCAAGACAAGCGCGCCGACGAATAATGCCGCCATCGGTCCGACCACGTAGTACCAGAGAGAGGAAACCTGCGCCGTGTCGAGCATGATGCGCGGGAGGAGCGCATGGCCTGTTGTAACGAAAACTGTTGCGCAGCAGACCACCGCAGTAACTGATCCGACAGTCGTAAGGACCCTCGATCGAATGGAGCGTGGCGACAGCCACTCCATTGGATCGGCATCCTTCAGCAGTATATAGACGATCGCGAACAGGGCGAAGCCCACGTGTGACAGGACATAGAGCCAAACCGTACTCTGGAGGCCGCCGCCAAGGCCGCCCTCCGGCGCCAATACGCCTGGAAATGTGAGCGTCCAAGGAATTGCGATGAGCGCCGTCAGGAAATAGCCACTCGCCAGTGCGAGGAGCGCATGCGAGCGTAGGACGGAAAACTGCGAGAAGAGCAGGGCTGCGGTGATAGAGTCGATGACGAAAATCGCAGTGCCGTAGGCGGGTACAAAGGCGTCAACCCGCCTCAGCGGCAGGCCCGAGAGCGGGCCTGCCAAGATGACAAAGACAACGAGCAGCACTAGCACAACGCAAAGCGCGAACCGCCTTTGACCGACGCTGGGGGAAAGATTCGAGAGTACAAACTCATGCGCCTGCAATCCGGCCGCTGACCTTTCCATGAACATATTCGCCTCACGTCGAAAGCCCGCTCTGGGCGGCAATTTCGAGTTCGCCGGCCTCTAATTCGAAATCAGACTTCCAGAACGTGGTACCTTTCCTACCCACCATTTGCCCGACGGATCGTCCGATCTCACTAGCCCGAAGTCGCATGGCGCCTCGACCCCAGTCTAATGCTAGCGATTACTTTCGCCAATGCCGGCACGACGCGAGTGCAATTGAGCGATATGGACGTCTCTCTGATCTAACCCTGCCGAAAGATGCGCCGCCCACTAATGAAGTTGAGTGGAAAAGACCCCGGATGCGTCCCGAAGGGAGGGCGATGTCCATTCCTTCGGAAAATACGTCGGCTCCGGACGCCTGCCAGACCAGATCGCCATGTAGTGACAGGCGTGCAATTTCCAGTTCCCCGTGCGAAATGAGGGCAGCCCGCTCGCTGTCCCAGTAGACACAAAAGCGCGTCGCGGTATCGACCCGAGTTGATCAGATTAACTGATAGGGTCACACCAACGACATGCACGCCAGATGATCACCGACAGCCAAGTAAACTTTGTCGTCAATCACCAACGCTGAACGCTCATGCACCGCGGAGCATCCTCCACCGGCACCAGCGACCGTAATGCCGCTGCCGTTTAACTCGACACCATGGATAGACGTCAGCGAGCCGTTCGTAAGACGCACTTCAAGCGGGTACGAATGCACATTGTCTTGTGACTCGAACGAGTATGTTGGCTCATTCACAACTCTCAGCGAGCCATATTGCGAGTCTATTTTCGTATGCACTCTCCGTTCTCATTTGCTGATCAGGAGGTCGCCGTCTCGGGGCGATTGTCAGCGAATTCAGCGGCGACGTCGAACGGCCGCTCCTGGCCGATCACGGTCCGACGAAGGAGGGACTCGGTGAGCCAACGGCAATGCTGCATGCAAACGGCATAAGCAGACCCATTCCGGCATACACAGCTTCTCTAACACGACGGCCGCTCGTGAGAAACATTAAAGTCGCGCTGGTTTTCAGAGGGTTTGCGCGGTTGGGGTAATCTGGAAGCCAAGCGCCGTGGCGCGGCGCCTGAGTGCCTCGATGCTGCGCTGGCGCTGCTGCTCCTCATAGCGCTGCTGCCCCTGGTCAACGAAGGCCTCGCCACGCGTGAGCATGAAGTACACCATGCGGGCGAGCTTGTGGGCGACCGCCGTGTTGGCGCGCGGCTTGTCCATACGCGCGCACAACCGCCGGTAGAATGCACCAATCGCCGAGTCGTTGCGCGACAGGCTCATGGCGGCGAGCTTCAGCGCCTGACGCACCCGGTTCGCCGAGCGGCGCGTGCGCGCGCTCAGGACCTTGCCGCCGCTGATCTTCGTGCCCGGACACAGACCCAGCCACGAGCAGAAGTGTTTCACGCTGGCAAAGCGGCTCAGGTCCGGACCAATCTCGGAGAGGATCGTCATCACCGTTGTCACGGACAGCCCGTTGATACGTGTGAGGTCGACGCCCGCCCAGCGCGCAAGCGCCGTCCGTGCATCAAACTGCGGCGTGTTCTTGCCGCAGCGCTTGCCGGGACCTGACAGTTTGACGTCGTGAACCCCAAGTGGCCTGAGCAGCGCCTCGATCTTCTCATCGCATTCGACGACGCGTTGAGCCAGACTGTCGTACATCGCAAGCGCCTGCTGCAGCACGAACAGGTGCTCGTCACGCCAGTTGCCGGTCAGCGCCCGTTCGATTTCGGCCGCACTGGCCTTGACGCGGCCGTGGCGATGACTGGCCAGTACTTTCGGATCGCGCTCGCCGGCGACAATCGCGCGCACGATCGCCTGCCCGGTCATGCCCATCACATCCGTGAGCACCTCGGTGAGCTGGAGATTCATCTGCACCAGCGCCTTCTGCATGCGCAGCACCCAGCTGGCCTGCTCGGTGAGCAGCACCTCGCGGTGGCGCGCCACCGCGCGCACCACGCAGACCTCGTCGCCAGGGCGCCAGGCCGCTCGCAGCAGCCCCAGGCTCATGAGCTTTATATGGACGCCTCCCGTTTGCAAAGGGTTTCGAGCGATCTGACGTGACAGGAACGGCTGCAGCTTTATATGCGGCCTTGTTGCAGCTGGCATTTCCCGCTGCGGGCCCCTATGGAATCCGCTGACTCGCACCTCATTTCTGCAACGAGCTCGAAGCTCTTACAGCTCATTCAGGTTTGGCGAGTCCCCGGTCCGACCTGTTTTGCCATCACTCCCGATTCCCAGCGCAACCATTTGACGTTCCATCGGTTCATACGCAACGCTACTCGCTCATGCAGGCTTGGTGCTCACGTATCCCCTCTGATAAGGCCGGTCGTGGGCCAATACCGCCCAGATGGTCCGTGCCATCTTGTTGGCCAGCGCAACGACCACCACATTCGGTGGCCGTCGCTTCTTCATCTGCTCGATCCAGGGATCAGGCTGTTTCGCGTTCGTGATAACACTGCGTGCACCGTGAATGAGCAGCGTGCGCAAATAGGTGTCGCCGCGCTTGCTGATCCCATGCAGCTTCACCTTGCCACCCGAACCTGTTTGTTTCGGTACGAGCCCGATGCAGGCGGCAAACTCGCGGCCGGAGCGGAACGCTTTTGCGTCGCCTATCGTCGCGACTGCGGCTGTCGCCGTCAGCAGCCCGACGCCAGGAATCTCGCTGATCGCCTTGACCTCCTGGTCTTCCTTTTTCCATTCGCGCATCCGTCGCTCGATCGTGGCGATCTGCTCGTCCAGGCCGGTCAATCCGTTCCACTGCTCGCGCAGCGTGTCGATCAGTGCCGCTGGCAAGCGATCGGCAACCCGGGCCAGCACGTCGGGCATTGCCCTGTCCAGCGGCGCTCGGCCCTTGGCCATGACTTCGCCGTACTCCGTAAGCAGTCCGCGCAGCGCGTTGATCTGCATCGTGCGGAACTTCACGAGCTGCTCGCGTGTACGGTGCAGCGCCAGCATCGCCTGCTGCATCTCGGTCTTGATCGCGACGGGCTTGCTCGGCTGCTGTACCGCCAGCCAGATCGCCCGGGCGTCGGCGGGATCCTTCTTGTTGCGGATGTTAAACGCCTTCACGTATTCCCCGGGCATCAGTTTTACCTGATGGCCCATCCTGGTGAGCTGCCTTGCCCAGTGATGCGCACCGCCACACGCTTCCATGCCGATCAGGCACGGTGCACGGTTGACGAAGTACTCGAGAAACTTCGCCCGCTTGATCGGCTTGTTCACGATTTCACCGGTCTCCTCGTCGATGTGATGCACCTGAAAGACGTTTTTTGCAATGTCGATACCAACTGGAGTCAGCTTCATGACGCCCTCCTGTGAAGATCTCCATGATCTTCCAACTTGAGCACTTTGCCCCCGTCCAGGGGAGATCTGACGGGTCAAGGGCCCGGGCGTCAGCCCGGGAGTGCAGCGTCCCTTGACGCGGGGAGCGGTTCGCCATGCTGTGCTCCGGTCGCAAGCGCCGGGCAGGCGCTTGCGACCATGCGAAACCAGCTCCCTGATGTCGTCGTCTGATGCCGTCGTCAAGACCGCGACGTCCCATGCCATCGTTCGTTTCCGACTTGGCCACGTGATAGCACCTTCCTTAACTCTCCTCATTGCGACCACCTCCGCTATTCGT
Encoded proteins:
- a CDS encoding HU family DNA-binding protein — its product is MNKQELIDAVAAGTGESKASTGEAIDAILEAVTAAVTRGDTVQLIGFGSFSTGACAERMGRNPSTGETITIPAVKTEAGRG
- a CDS encoding tyrosine-type recombinase/integrase, with amino-acid sequence MPPSHNLVALHPAPLEALAIPAELDGRAGTNRATGSHAQIAATNDLDAIRAWLARFAVKPATFDSYRKEAERLLLWSLVELGKPLSSLTHEDCLRYRHFLADPQPAATWVAGGGAGGGRKHPRGDARWRPFHGPLSPTSIRQAMVILNVLFSWLVQAGYLAGNPLALSRQRTPKAAPRITRYLEPGLWQEVKDFIASMPQETARDRAHYHRVRWLFTLLYLGGLRIAEAGGNSMGQFFVRRDADGTMRWWLTVHGKGDRDRLVPATRELMTELSRYRQHLGMTALPSPNETTPLVLPIGSTAGRTAGRTTGPDRTTTEGPSRRPLTRAALHTIVKDVFAGAAGRLRERGEAFAARADLLDQASAHWLRHSAGSHMADNQVDLRLVRDNLGHASLTTTSLYLHVDDDRRHHETDEKHRIDW
- a CDS encoding MASE4 domain-containing protein yields the protein MERSAAGLQAHEFVLSNLSPSVGQRRFALCVVLVLLVVFVILAGPLSGLPLRRVDAFVPAYGTAIFVIDSITAALLFSQFSVLRSHALLALASGYFLTALIAIPWTLTFPGVLAPEGGLGGGLQSTVWLYVLSHVGFALFAIVYILLKDADPMEWLSPRSIRSRVLTTVGSVTAVVCCATVFVTTGHALLPRIMLDTAQVSSLWYYVVGPMAALFVGALVLLWLRHRSVLDLWLMLVLFAYIIEISLTAFPIPYRFSVGWYAGRVYGVLSGSFVLLILIKEVTMLYGELLRAVLAQRREREARLLTGDAVAATVAHEIKQPLSAMIVNASATLRWLDCATPNIDEAKAGLQLIVKDGHRAGAVIENIRTLFKRDARTRTSLDVNNLIREALALVRDDLQTHRVAVQTDYDQSLPPIEGNQVQLQQLLVNLITNAIDSMATEDGDRVISLRSKVYDSGSLMVSVEDVGRGVDPSAVDLIFTPQFTTKVHGMGMGLSICRSIIEAHRGRLWVTANLPRGAIFHFTLPTHREH
- a CDS encoding HNH endonuclease signature motif containing protein translates to MWLAQDRACPVCCQMITKSSGWRLFHEIRKIDGGTDAVGNLKMLHPDCHRNARALRHSVVEPAYSL
- a CDS encoding DUF1488 family protein → METVELEPQVLSDRRGVAFGLVRPNGPVECVITIATLEAYFWLEPRASDARILKTFRDGYGRIRAIAERRLLAHPATRLELTSDDFARP
- a CDS encoding IS110 family RNA-guided transposase; protein product: MKLTPVGIDIAKNVFQVHHIDEETGEIVNKPIKRAKFLEYFVNRAPCLIGMEACGGAHHWARQLTRMGHQVKLMPGEYVKAFNIRNKKDPADARAIWLAVQQPSKPVAIKTEMQQAMLALHRTREQLVKFRTMQINALRGLLTEYGEVMAKGRAPLDRAMPDVLARVADRLPAALIDTLREQWNGLTGLDEQIATIERRMREWKKEDQEVKAISEIPGVGLLTATAAVATIGDAKAFRSGREFAACIGLVPKQTGSGGKVKLHGISKRGDTYLRTLLIHGARSVITNAKQPDPWIEQMKKRRPPNVVVVALANKMARTIWAVLAHDRPYQRGYVSTKPA
- a CDS encoding SET domain-containing protein, coding for MRLRRITARRSSVHGTGLFALQPIAAGERLIEYKGEVTSWRRAAARQRSEAGHTFVFGLSDGRVIDGSRGGNSARFLNHACAPNCEAIETGDRVFIHALTGIRPGDELFIDYGLAIDGEMTEDIRAQYACHCGHSACRRSMLGSA
- a CDS encoding DNA-binding protein — protein: MSGDLSAVSSAIPPDLPSDEARLAADIDRLKAEFPKTRELYREVCALLFFRFGQTPTANRLYQLVKRGSMGTPASVLGEFWAELREKSRVRIEHPDLPADLGAAAGELVATLWTRATASAQAELEALRAEVEGERTEAEQRVAAARGELERTETALEQRTAALLAAQVEVRELEKAQAEGHAARKALDAEISRLKAGAAERDRELARVREGFSRDLDKLRETAERAEERLRATEKRALLEIDRERGAAVKLQKEVDETSKRADRREADHRRAVEALQAQLGDARHQAGVLQGRLDAVQATNATLQQQLAAMREADTHEARPVRAKSAATRPARTPGPARKIPAASTPSGKMAARRKKRGQA